The nucleotide sequence TTTGGCACATCAAATCGGGGGATCGGCGTCGGATCCATCACATACCGGCCGTTGACCATGACCGGATACCGATGCGAAAGAGTGATCTCTCCCCATCGGACGATATCCTCATACAAAAACACCCAGAGTTTGCTGTAATCGCGTTCCGCGTGCATCCGGCGGGTCTCCCGTTCGCTGGGTTCCACCCAGCGCAGCGGCTCGGGGTAGGGAACTTGAAGAACAAGGATTTGCCGATCGGTCAGCTTTTCCTCGGGAATCCGGTGTCGGGTTTGGATCAGGGTGGCCCGTCGGGTATCGGTGGTGGTGGTCACCCCGGTGGTGTCGTGGATGAGTTCCCGCAGATTGCAGGCGTTCACGCTGTCGTCATCCCCCTGGTCGATCACCTTCACGATGTCGGACGGCCCAACGATGGCCAGGGTGATGTGCAAACCTCCGGTGCCCCACCCCCGGGCGATGGGAAGCTCCCGGGAACCGAAGGGCACCTGATATCCGGGAATGGCCACCGCCTTCAGAAGACTGCGGCGCACCTCTCGTTTTGTGTTCTCATCGATAAACGCATAATTGTATACACCGTTCACGCCCGGGGCCCCCTCTGCCGTTGGATTGATCCCACCCGAATCATCTCGGCTTGGAAATCGACATAATGAGGGAGTTTCCAATGGGCGACAAATCCCGACGATTCGATGCCGTCGATGTGGTACAGGACAAACTCCTCATCTTCGGCCGGAGCCTGGGGATTCTCGGACACCATGGCCCGGTCCAGGGCGGCCATGGCGATGGCCTTGATTTCGTTATGCCCAAAGCACAGCCCATATCCCAAGGAAAACTTGGCCTCCAACCGGTCCGTTCGTTCTCTCATCCTGGCCACCACCTCCGCCTCGGTCACCAACACCTCGCCAATGGTAACCACTTCCCCGCTGTGCAGCGGATGGGGGACCAACACAGGCACGTACCCGACCCTCAGTTCACCGAGGGTGGGGTGAATGGCCCCGTACCCCCGGGCGACGGAATAGGCGAAGGCCAACAACGCCCCGGTTTCTCCCCGGGCCAATGCCTGCATCCGCATCGACCGACTCGCCGGAAAGCGGATGGACCGCCGGGTGATGTCGTCGATGGGCCCCGGCTCCCGTTGCCCCTCGGCGGCATCCGGATTTTCCAACAGGCCCTTCGCCCGGAGCCAATCGATCATTTTGGGAAAATCCAACGGCCCCTGGGTCTCGAGTTCTTTCCACTCATCGCCTTCCACGTATTTCTTGAGAAACTCCCGGGCGCGCTCCTCGGTTTCCTCCATCAATTCAAATCGAAGGAGCCTCTGGGTGTAATCCCGGGTCGGGCCCAGAAACTGCCCGCCCGGCACATCTTTGAACGCCGCGGAAATGCGGCGGATCACCCGCATCCTGGAGGTATCCACCGCCAGGGAGTACTGGTTCCGCGGAACGGTGGAACGAAACGCCCGCAGAAGAAAAGCGGCCTCCAGGGTGTCGCCCTCGGCCTGTTTCAGGGCCAGGGCGGCGAGATCGGGATCATAGAGGGAGCCTTCCCCCATGACCTGGTCCACGGCCAGCCTCATTTGGTCGCGGATTTGACGGACTTCGATGGGGGCGCTGCCCCCTTTCAAGCGGTAGTAATCCAACAGGCGATTCGCTTCCTGGATGGCCCTTCGTCCGCCGCGCACCGCCGCATATGCCATTTATAGCACCTCCCATTCCAATGATGTGCTCCGGGGTACGCCGCAAACAAACCCGAACCCGTCCACGAGGATCCAATCCAAGCCGAGCGGAAACTCCCGGTTGATCTCCCGCCAGGCCCCCAAAGTGTCGGGGTGGACAGTGTCGATGTACAGCCGCCGCTCCCCCGGGATACCCGGCCCGCGCAGGGTAACGTGAATCAGCCGATCGGCCGGAAACGGCTCCCGGGCGAAGCGACGGACCCGGCAGACCACCGTGGCGCTCCGGTCGGGATATGTGAACGTCCCCCGGGGAAGGCGCTCGATGGGAAATCGCTGCTCCCCCTGGACAAACGCAAAGTCGCACCGATCGACCGACGCCGTTCGGGACCGGGTGTGCCGTTGCAGCAGGGTTCCGAACCCCCGGTCCGACTCCGGGAGCCAAAAGGTCGTCTCCGGGTCCAACAGGGTGAGGCCGATTCCCAAAACGCACCTGTGCCCCCGAGATTTCGGAATCCCCCAAGGCCCCGGTTCACCGGGCGCGGGTTCCACGGCCACCGGTTTCCCCGGCCTCGCCATCGCATCCAACAGTTGGCGAAACAGCACCTGGGTGTACCGAACCTCGTCAAATTGTACTTCGGCCATCTCGTCCACCGTCCTCCTCATCCATCATTTCAAAATCCACGCGACTTCGACGGACGAGGGCGAACTCTTTGCGCCAGGCCTCTTCCTGCCGGGCCTCCTCGGCGACAAGCCAGTCCTCTATTTCGCGGACCAGAGATTTCCATTTTTCCCGGGATGAATGGAAAACGGCGTCCAACACCGCGAGACCGTCAGCCCGTTCCGGCTGGTTCCCCATGGCCACTCCATATCCCCATTCGCCGTCCACCGATACCGTACTTTCAGAGACGTAGATTTCTCCCACATAAAAGTCTTCCTGCCGGACCGTTTCCCGGGCGCGCATCATCACCAGCCCGGGTCGGGCCGGTTTGATCCACTGGACATCCCCGAGTCGGCGAACCTCGTCCACCCAGGCGGACAGCCGCTCCATCGGTACCCTTTGCAAAATCCGCGTACGCCGTTCGGAATTCATAACACGTCGACCCCACGATGGAATTCCACCGTCAGCTCGTTCATGTCGCCGCGAACCCGGGTGTTGGCCGCTTCCACCGGGAATCCGTCCGGGTGGATCATCAAGCTTTCAATCTGCAAAATGGGGCTATCCTTGGGCAAGAACATCGCCTCCTTGACGGTGCAGAACATGGCGCGGATCACGGACCGAACCCGGATCGGCCGAAAATGATAGTGGGTCTGAAGAATTTCGTACAGGGAATGGAAATCGTCCAGGTGGTTCCCCAAGTTGGGGACAGCGTTTTCGGGCAGAGTCGAGGTGGCCACCGAAAAGGGCTCGTCATCGACATAGCGAACGATCTCCAATCGGTACACCCTGGCACTGTCCGACAAGAGCAATTGTCTCCGTTCCGACTCGGTGGGCACATCCAGTTCCCAGGAGATCAGCTGACCCCGATGGGACCTGCCCAGCCGGTCGATTTCATCGCTGAACCGGGTATGCTGGGATAAGGCGTACGGAACAATGGGCCGCTGCTTGACGAAAGAACCGACACCTTTGACCGTGGTGACCCATCCCAGGCTTGTCAATTTGGCCACCGCTTGGCGGACCGTGTGGCGGTTCACCTGGTACCGCCTGCTCAAGGTCATTTCCGAGGGAATTTTGTCTCCCACCGACAGTTCACCCCGCTGAATCATACCGATCAGATGATCCGCGAGCTGCAGGTAGTAAGGGATTCGATTCTGCTTCTGAATCACCGCACCACACCTCCTCGGTCTAGATGTCTAGACAAGTTCGAGCAACGCGGCGGCTCACAGCGCCTCCAGGACACCCCGGGCCTGGTAGGTCATCTGACAAGCCAACACCCCGCCCACAAAGACTTTTTCAATGACGGGAGTCCCTTCGTCCTCGCGCACAATGAGCACATCGGCCACTTTTCCCGGGGAGATCGAACCGACCGCTTCGGCCATTCCCAGGGCCCGGGCCGGATGGTAGCTCACGAGGTTGACGGCCTGCCGCATATCATAACCCTTTCGGAAAAGCGCAAACACCGACTGAATCAGCGAGGGCGGATAGTAGTCGGAACACAGGATGTCCACGGCGCCGTGGCGCAGGGCTTCGAGAGCGGACACGTTGTTGCTGTGTGACCGCCCCAACAGGACATTCGGGGCGCCCATGGCCACAAGCAAACCGCGTCTCTTGGCCTCAATGGCGACGGGAAGCGAAACCGGAAACTCACAAATCGACGCGTGCCAACTCTCCGCCACGTCCAGCTTTTCGATGCTGTCGTCATCGTGAGACGCGATGGGTATCCCCCGTTTCCTGGCTTTCGCCGCAATGTCCTCCAAGGTCGATGGATCGATCTTTGGGAGGTTCATCCGAGCCTCCAACCTCTGTCTCGCCTGTTCATCGCTCAACCCGTCGCGGGCCCGGGTCAGGCGGACCTGGACTTCAAAATCCCGAAACTGCCCTTGGCCGGGCGTGTGATCCGTAAAGGACAGAAGGTCGACGACCTTTCCCTCGATCAATTGTTCCACCAGGGGCACCGCCGATCGGTTGGTGATTTCAAATCGCAGATGGATGTAATGCCGGATCAGCCGGCGCCCCCGGGTCAGTTGCCGAATCGCCCGGATCAGAGAGCCCACCCGGTCGTTGGAGCGCACACTCTCCCCTTCGTCGCCCAGCAAACACAGCGCGTGGTGGATGGTGGTGATGCCTTGGCCGGCGAGCTTCCGTTCCAATTCGGCAAAGGAGATGGACAGCGGAAGCGTGCAGTTCGGCCGGGGCTCCAGCTCCAATTCAATGGCGTCGCTGTGGGTGTCGATCAGACCGGGCAACACCCAGGCTCCCCGGGCATCATGCCATTCCCCTGCCGCGCCGCACGACCGGGGCACATCATCCACTTCGACGATTTTTCCGTCTTCGATCACGACGGTCCCGCTTTCGATGATTTCCGATGGGGTGACAACAGTCCCCCCCGCGATGATCTGCCGCGAACGCACAGCCACTCCCCCATTTTCGGTCCGTTGTCAGGCGTATTTTTCCAAAAAAACCTGCAGGTCGTTAAAATCCGGCATTCGTTCCACCAACTGCTCCCGGGTCCAATCCCACCAGGCCACCGCCAGGAGCTTCTCGGCGATCTCCCGGGGGAACCGCGGCCGCAACGGCTTGGCGGGCACCCCGACAACAATCGTGTAGGGCTCGACATCTTGGGTCACCACCGCCCCGGCTCCCACCACTGCCCCGGTTCCGACGGTCACGCCGGGCATCACCACGGCGTTGTGTCCAATCCAGACGTCGTGCCCGATCGTCACAGGATGAGCCTGGCGCCAGGCGAAAATCTCCCGGTCATCCTCTTCGCCGAACCCATACTGCACCCGGCGGTAGGTGCAGTGGTGTTGAGTGACCCGCCACATGGGGTGGTTGCTGGGATTTAATCGGACGTGGGACGCGATCGAGCAGAATTTGCCCACGTTGGCGTAAATAATCTGTACATCCCCGGCCGTGTAGGTATAGTCGCCGATGGTGGACTGTTCAATCACCGAACGCGGCCCGATGCTGGTCCACGGCCCCAGATCGCTTTGAATGATTTGCGCCGTTTCATGGACATGGGGAGTCTCCCCCAAAATCGGCGCCCGGGGATTGGCCAGAAACGGCTCACCCATCTTCACACCTCCATCCGCAGCCTCAGCCGTGCCGTTTCCGCCATGCGGCGGTTCAGCGGCCTCAGCCATCCAACCGGTTCACCCGGAGTTTGAGTCGGTTCGTCAGGACTTCCACACTGAACACCAGGGCGAAAACAACCAGCATCGCAAAACAGGAGGGCTGGAACAGATACATCCGCATGTTGTCTTCGATGACCCAGCCGATGCCGCCGGCTCCCACCGTCCCGAGAATCACCGAGTCGCCGAGGTCCAATTCGAAGCGAAGAGCCGACCAGGACAGAAACGAGCCCCGCACCGTGGGCAGCACCCCCTGGCAAACGATCTGCACCCAATTCGCCCCGGTGGAACGCATCGCCTCCAGGATGCCCTTGTCCACCTCTTCCACCGATTGAGCGTAAACCTTCACCAGCATCCCCACGCTGTGGGTCATGATGGCCAGGGTGCCGGGAAAGGGCCCCATACCCACGGCCACAATGAAGATCAGCGCCCACACGAGCATCGGCACGGCGCGCAGAAACGACGCGAAGGCCTTGATACTTCGTCCGATGACCGGATGCGGAGTCAGGTTGTCCGCCGCGAGAAACGCCAGGAAAAAAGAGAGAATGATCGAAAACACGGTCCCGACGACGGCGGTCTCGATCGTCACCATGGCGGCGGAAGCGACATCCCGCCACCCGGACAGGTCCGGGGGAAACATTCTCCCCCAGTTTTTGAAAAATTCCATGATCCCTTTTCCGATCCGGCCATAATCGAACTGCAACTGCACCAGCGCAAAAACGTAGAACCCGCTCACCGCCAGAGCAACCCACAGCCACGACCGGCGTTTCCGCGGTTGCTCGGGAATCCTCGCCATCTCCACTTGGGCGGAGATCTGTTCCCGCCGTTCGGCCTGGACGCTCATAGGATTCTCCTCCTGATCTTCCCCGTCAGCCACTCCGTGGCCCAGATCAACACCAGGACGATCGCGATGGCCACGCTGACCTGTTGAAACTGAAACAGTTTCATGCCGTTCTGGATGGCGAAGCCGATGCCGCCTCCTCCCACCATCCCGACGATGGTGGAAGCGCGAATGTTGAGCTCCATCATGTACAGCGTCCATGCGGCAAACCCCGGCAGAACCTGGGGCCACACAGCCTGGCCCAGGATCTGCACATAACCCGCGCCGGTGGCCCGCAGGGCTTCGGCCTGCCGCTCGTCAATCTCCTCCAGGATCTCGGCGTAGGCCCGAACCAGGATCCCGATGGAGGAGAAGACGATGGCCATGGTCCCGACCATGTTGCCAAGACCAAAGGCGGCCACCAGGAAAACCGCCCAGATCAGGGTGGGAAGATTGCGCAGGACCGAGGCCAATCCCCGCACCGCCAGGCGCAGCGGCGTCCACGGGTTCGTAGTCCGGGCCGCCATAAACCCTCCGACCACCGCCACCAGCGCCCCCGTCACGGTGCCGACAAAACTCATGTACACCGTCTCCAGCGTGGGCTTGATCAACTTCGGTAGCACAGACAGGTCGGGCGGGAGAAAATGGTGTGCGATCAGATCGTAGATATCCCCGAACCCCTGCACCAAATGGACGACGGACCAATCGGTTTGGACAGCCGACCACACGGTGAGGACGGCGATGGCCGCCACAATCAACCATTCCTGGTTTCGCTTCATGCGCTTGACAACCCGAATGGCATCTCCGCCTTTGTTCATACCACGGCTTTCTCCTGGTAATAGATCTGCCCGATGATCCTGTCGTCCAGTTTGGAGGGCGGGCCGTCAAAGACTTTGGTGCCTCGGTGAATCCCGATGATCCGCGTGGCATATTTTTTTGCGATGGCCACCTGGTGCAAATTGATGAGACACGTAATGCCGTCCGCCCGGCAGATCGTGTGCAAATGATCCATGATGCTCTCCGACGTAGCCGGATCGAGGTTGGCGATGGGCTCGTCGGCCAGGATGAGGATGGGCTTCTGGGCCAAGGCCCGGGCGATGCCCACCCGCTGTTGTTGCCCCCCGGACAGTTCGTCCGCCCGTTTGTGCGCCTGTTCCAATAAGCCCATGCGCTCCAAGATCCGCAGCGCATCCTCCTTTTCCTGGGCGCTGAACATCCCCAGCGCTCCCCGGAAGCTGTCCTTGTAGCCCAGTCTCCCGTGCAGGACGTTTTGAAGGACGCTGATCCGGGGAATCAAATTGTGGCTTTGGAAAACCATCCCGATTTCTCGCCGGAGACGCCTCACCCGGCGGCCGCCGGCCCGGGTGATGTTTTCACCTTTGAAGATCACCGCGCCCTGGGTCGGTTCGACGAGGCGATTCACACAACGAAGCAGCGTGCTTTTGCCCGAACCGCTGGGACCGATGACCGCCACAAACTCGCCGGGATGGACGGTGAAATCCACTTCCCGCAGAGCTTCGGTGCCGTCGGGATACACTTTTTTCAGGTGCTCCACCCGCAATATGGGTTCCATGGGTTCACACCGCTCTTTCCTATTTCTTTTTCAGAATGTCCTGGGGCGTCATGTGCAAAATCTTGGCCGTGTCGTAAACGATTTTGTAATCGGCGTCGGTCATCGGGTAGAAGGCCTTGGTGCCGGTCTTCTTGAAGTAGTCGGGATTCTGTTTGTCGTAATTCAGCACGAACTCTTTGATTTTGGCCACGAGGTCCGGCGGCAAGTCGTTCCGGTAGGTCAACGGATCAAGGGGGATCGGTGCGGAGGTTTTGATCACGCGGAAATCGGACGCTTTCACCATCCCCGCATCGATGAAGCGCTGGATACACACGTCGCACACCCCCGCTCCGTCCGCCTGGTGGTGGGCAATGGCGATGATGGACTTGTCATGGCCGCCCGAGTAGGACACGTTCGAAAAAAAGCTGTCCACCTTTTCGGGCGGGATGTTCAGTTCCTCACTGATCATGGCTTGGGGAAACAGATGTCCCGACGTGGAGGCCGGATCGGCGTACAGGAAAGTTTTCCCCTTAAGGTCGGCGATGGTTTTCGCCGGGGAATCGGCGGGCACGACGATTTCGCTGTGATAAAAGGCGTTTTCTTTGCTCGTGGCCTTACAGGCGATGGGTTCCGCGCCGGCCTCCTGGTGGGCGATGATGTACGAGAAGGGGCCGAAATACCCGAGATCCACCTTTTTTGCACGCATCGCTTCAATGACCGATGTGTAGTCGTCACCGACGTAGACGTTCACTTTGATGCCCAACGCTTTGCCAATGTCTTCGGCAAATTTTCTCTCCACATCTCCGAGGTTGCCGGCGACCTCCGCCGGAATAAGTCCATAATTCAGTTCCTTCGGCCAGTTCTGTTTGCCGCTGGCCTCTCCGGCACTCCCCGTAGAAGCTGCGGAACCGGTGTCCGATGTTGCCTGCTGCGAACCGCAAGCCGTGAGGGAAGCCAACAGAAGAACCGCGATGCCTGAGGCGAGTATCCGTTTTCGCACTTCGTTGAAGCCTTGGCGCACTGTGTAAACCTCCCTGCCCAGATTGATTTTGCATCCTGTTCTACGGCGCGCTTTTGAACAGCTGTCCGATGCACCCTTATGCTAACTTGTTGACAAGTATCCGTCGTTAACGAACCGAAAAAAGCGTGTAACATGCGAGTTAACTTTTCAATACGTCAGGATAATCCTCGCCGAAACAGAAACGGGGGGATGAAAAATTCAGCCCAAAGGGGGTTGACGAACTATCGGTTGAGCGATATATTAACGGCAGGAACTGCAGTTATTTACCCATGTCGTTGGGCATGAGGTTTTTGAACAATTTGATTTTTTTCTCCGCACTGGAGCACGGCGCTATGCCCCCTTGGATTTTCCAAGGGGGCTGAGCTTTTTTATAAGCCGGATTCTGGCGTCCGATGTCAACAGAGTCCGGTTTTTTCTCCTTCCCCGCCAAAAGGCGAGGGGAGTGACTTGTTCATGGATGAAGATGTCACGACACTTGGCTGGCGAGTGAAGACGGGCCCGGACGTGGTTGCGGTGCTGGACCTGCGGTTTCATCCGCTCTTGCAGAGTCTTACCAGCGGATACTGGTTGCCGGGCGCAGATCGCATCTCCCCGCCCACCGGGGGGAGGGGAGAAGGGGCCGAACGATTATCGCGGGGCCATGCGAATGGCGCCGTCCAGCCGGATGGTGGTGCCGTTGATCATGGCATTGCCCACAATCGACGCCACGAGCATCGCATACTCTTCGGGTCGGCCCAGGCGGCTGGGAAAGGGCACCTGCTGACCGAGAGATTTTCGGGCCGGCTCCGGCAGACCCGCCAGCATGCGGGTATCAAAAATCCCCGGGGCGATGCTGACGACGCGGATGCCATAGCGGGCCAAATCCCGGGCCGCCGGCAGGGTCAGCCCCACCACGCCGCCCTTGGATGCGCTGTAGGCCACCTGGCCGATCTGCCCCTCGAAAGCGGCCACCGAAGCGGTGTTGATGATCACCCCGCGTTCTCCGTCCTCGTTGGGCTCCCCCTGGGACATGGCCTCGGCGGCCAAACGCAACACGTTGAACGTACCAATCAGGTTAACGTGAATCACCCGGGCGAAAGCGTCAAGATCATGGGGCCCCTGTTTGCCGAGCACTTTTTCGGCGATGGCGATCCCCGCGCAGTTCACCGTCACCCCCAGGGGACCGAGCTCCTTCGCCGCCGCCACCGTGGCGCGCACCGATTCCGGATCCGTGACGTCCGTGCGGACAAACCGGGCCCCTTCTCCGAGGGACTCGGCCACCTCCTGGCCCCGTTCGCTGACATCCGCGATGACCAGCTTGGCTCCGAGCTCATGCAGTTTACGCGCCGTGGCCTCGCCGAGCCCCGAGGCTCCCCCCGTCACGATGGCGCTGTATCCTTTGACATCCATCTTATCGACTCCCCTTTCATGTTTCCGTCACGAGGAATATTTCCCAAGGCGGAGGAAGCTGCACCGCCCGACCGATCTGTACCCTGGCACATTCAAGAATGCGGCGATCCCGGGGCCTGTTCATCATTCCAATTCTTAAATTGTTCCCTCAACTTCGCCTTCATAAACTTGCCCGCCGAGGTGCGGGGAATCTCCTCCAAAAACACGACGGCATCCGGCAGCCACCATTTGGCAAACTTGGATTCCAGATACGCCCGCAACTCCTCCTCCGTCACCTGGATCCCGGCTTTTGGCACCACCGCCGCCAGAGGCCGCTCCTGCCATTTTGGATGGGGGACCGCGAACACCGCCGCCTCGGCCACCGCCGGGTGGCCCATCAGAGCATTCTCAAGATCCACCGAGCTGATCCACTCACCCCCGGATTTGATCAAATCTTTCGTCCGGTCGGTGATCTTCATGTAGCCTTCCGGGTCGATGGTCGCCACGTCTCCGGTGCGGAACCAGCCGTCCGGAGTAAAACTGTCGTTGTTGGGCATCTGGTAGTAACTGGCTGCCACCCACGGACCCCGCACCTGGAGTTCCCCCATCGTCTGCCCGTCCCAAGGCGCCTCGCCCCGATCGCCCACGATTCGGGCTTCGATCAGGGGGACCGTCAGCCCCTGCTTGGCGCGAAGAGCGTATTTCTCGTCTTCGGGCAGATCGTCCAGGGTGGACTTGATGTAGCTCACCGTCGCCAGGGGCGTCGTCTCCGTCATCCCCCACGCGTGCACGATCCGCAGACCGAACCGGTCGAAGGCCCGGATCAGCCCTTCCGGCGCCGCCGACCCGCCCACCGCCATGCGCATCGGCTGGAGCTTCCAGCGATCCGGCTCTTTCTCCAGCGCTTGCACGATCCCCAACCAAATGGTCGGTACACCGGCGCTAAGCGTAACCCGTTCCGCCTCAAAGAGGTCCAAAAGGCTCACAGGATCCAGGTGGGGTCCG is from Kyrpidia tusciae DSM 2912 and encodes:
- a CDS encoding alpha-D-ribose 1-methylphosphonate 5-triphosphate diphosphatase; this translates as MAVRSRQIIAGGTVVTPSEIIESGTVVIEDGKIVEVDDVPRSCGAAGEWHDARGAWVLPGLIDTHSDAIELELEPRPNCTLPLSISFAELERKLAGQGITTIHHALCLLGDEGESVRSNDRVGSLIRAIRQLTRGRRLIRHYIHLRFEITNRSAVPLVEQLIEGKVVDLLSFTDHTPGQGQFRDFEVQVRLTRARDGLSDEQARQRLEARMNLPKIDPSTLEDIAAKARKRGIPIASHDDDSIEKLDVAESWHASICEFPVSLPVAIEAKRRGLLVAMGAPNVLLGRSHSNNVSALEALRHGAVDILCSDYYPPSLIQSVFALFRKGYDMRQAVNLVSYHPARALGMAEAVGSISPGKVADVLIVREDEGTPVIEKVFVGGVLACQMTYQARGVLEAL
- the phnH gene encoding phosphonate C-P lyase system protein PhnH, with protein sequence MAEVQFDEVRYTQVLFRQLLDAMARPGKPVAVEPAPGEPGPWGIPKSRGHRCVLGIGLTLLDPETTFWLPESDRGFGTLLQRHTRSRTASVDRCDFAFVQGEQRFPIERLPRGTFTYPDRSATVVCRVRRFAREPFPADRLIHVTLRGPGIPGERRLYIDTVHPDTLGAWREINREFPLGLDWILVDGFGFVCGVPRSTSLEWEVL
- a CDS encoding alpha-D-ribose 1-methylphosphonate 5-phosphate C-P-lyase PhnJ, encoding MNGVYNYAFIDENTKREVRRSLLKAVAIPGYQVPFGSRELPIARGWGTGGLHITLAIVGPSDIVKVIDQGDDDSVNACNLRELIHDTTGVTTTTDTRRATLIQTRHRIPEEKLTDRQILVLQVPYPEPLRWVEPSERETRRMHAERDYSKLWVFLYEDIVRWGEITLSHRYPVMVNGRYVMDPTPIPRFDVPKLHRAETLFLFGAGREKRIYAIPPHTDVVPLQFEDYEFRVEDFDGRVCARCGQGGTYLTEVFDRETGEVNYYCSDTSYCLKRQKRNLGQSVEIGGSWYA
- the phnC gene encoding phosphonate ABC transporter ATP-binding protein; translated protein: MEPILRVEHLKKVYPDGTEALREVDFTVHPGEFVAVIGPSGSGKSTLLRCVNRLVEPTQGAVIFKGENITRAGGRRVRRLRREIGMVFQSHNLIPRISVLQNVLHGRLGYKDSFRGALGMFSAQEKEDALRILERMGLLEQAHKRADELSGGQQQRVGIARALAQKPILILADEPIANLDPATSESIMDHLHTICRADGITCLINLHQVAIAKKYATRIIGIHRGTKVFDGPPSKLDDRIIGQIYYQEKAVV
- a CDS encoding DapH/DapD/GlmU-related protein, with product MGEPFLANPRAPILGETPHVHETAQIIQSDLGPWTSIGPRSVIEQSTIGDYTYTAGDVQIIYANVGKFCSIASHVRLNPSNHPMWRVTQHHCTYRRVQYGFGEEDDREIFAWRQAHPVTIGHDVWIGHNAVVMPGVTVGTGAVVGAGAVVTQDVEPYTIVVGVPAKPLRPRFPREIAEKLLAVAWWDWTREQLVERMPDFNDLQVFLEKYA
- the phnG gene encoding phosphonate C-P lyase system protein PhnG, whose translation is MNSERRTRILQRVPMERLSAWVDEVRRLGDVQWIKPARPGLVMMRARETVRQEDFYVGEIYVSESTVSVDGEWGYGVAMGNQPERADGLAVLDAVFHSSREKWKSLVREIEDWLVAEEARQEEAWRKEFALVRRSRVDFEMMDEEDGGRDGRSTI
- a CDS encoding 3-hydroxyacyl-CoA dehydrogenase translates to MDVKGYSAIVTGGASGLGEATARKLHELGAKLVIADVSERGQEVAESLGEGARFVRTDVTDPESVRATVAAAKELGPLGVTVNCAGIAIAEKVLGKQGPHDLDAFARVIHVNLIGTFNVLRLAAEAMSQGEPNEDGERGVIINTASVAAFEGQIGQVAYSASKGGVVGLTLPAARDLARYGIRVVSIAPGIFDTRMLAGLPEPARKSLGQQVPFPSRLGRPEEYAMLVASIVGNAMINGTTIRLDGAIRMAPR
- the phnE gene encoding phosphonate ABC transporter, permease protein PhnE — encoded protein: MNKGGDAIRVVKRMKRNQEWLIVAAIAVLTVWSAVQTDWSVVHLVQGFGDIYDLIAHHFLPPDLSVLPKLIKPTLETVYMSFVGTVTGALVAVVGGFMAARTTNPWTPLRLAVRGLASVLRNLPTLIWAVFLVAAFGLGNMVGTMAIVFSSIGILVRAYAEILEEIDERQAEALRATGAGYVQILGQAVWPQVLPGFAAWTLYMMELNIRASTIVGMVGGGGIGFAIQNGMKLFQFQQVSVAIAIVLVLIWATEWLTGKIRRRIL
- a CDS encoding phosphate/phosphite/phosphonate ABC transporter substrate-binding protein, with translation MRQGFNEVRKRILASGIAVLLLASLTACGSQQATSDTGSAASTGSAGEASGKQNWPKELNYGLIPAEVAGNLGDVERKFAEDIGKALGIKVNVYVGDDYTSVIEAMRAKKVDLGYFGPFSYIIAHQEAGAEPIACKATSKENAFYHSEIVVPADSPAKTIADLKGKTFLYADPASTSGHLFPQAMISEELNIPPEKVDSFFSNVSYSGGHDKSIIAIAHHQADGAGVCDVCIQRFIDAGMVKASDFRVIKTSAPIPLDPLTYRNDLPPDLVAKIKEFVLNYDKQNPDYFKKTGTKAFYPMTDADYKIVYDTAKILHMTPQDILKKK
- a CDS encoding GntR family transcriptional regulator; amino-acid sequence: MIQKQNRIPYYLQLADHLIGMIQRGELSVGDKIPSEMTLSRRYQVNRHTVRQAVAKLTSLGWVTTVKGVGSFVKQRPIVPYALSQHTRFSDEIDRLGRSHRGQLISWELDVPTESERRQLLLSDSARVYRLEIVRYVDDEPFSVATSTLPENAVPNLGNHLDDFHSLYEILQTHYHFRPIRVRSVIRAMFCTVKEAMFLPKDSPILQIESLMIHPDGFPVEAANTRVRGDMNELTVEFHRGVDVL
- a CDS encoding carbon-phosphorus lyase complex subunit PhnI, with product MAYAAVRGGRRAIQEANRLLDYYRLKGGSAPIEVRQIRDQMRLAVDQVMGEGSLYDPDLAALALKQAEGDTLEAAFLLRAFRSTVPRNQYSLAVDTSRMRVIRRISAAFKDVPGGQFLGPTRDYTQRLLRFELMEETEERAREFLKKYVEGDEWKELETQGPLDFPKMIDWLRAKGLLENPDAAEGQREPGPIDDITRRSIRFPASRSMRMQALARGETGALLAFAYSVARGYGAIHPTLGELRVGYVPVLVPHPLHSGEVVTIGEVLVTEAEVVARMRERTDRLEAKFSLGYGLCFGHNEIKAIAMAALDRAMVSENPQAPAEDEEFVLYHIDGIESSGFVAHWKLPHYVDFQAEMIRVGSIQRQRGPRA
- the phnE gene encoding phosphonate ABC transporter, permease protein PhnE; translation: MSVQAERREQISAQVEMARIPEQPRKRRSWLWVALAVSGFYVFALVQLQFDYGRIGKGIMEFFKNWGRMFPPDLSGWRDVASAAMVTIETAVVGTVFSIILSFFLAFLAADNLTPHPVIGRSIKAFASFLRAVPMLVWALIFIVAVGMGPFPGTLAIMTHSVGMLVKVYAQSVEEVDKGILEAMRSTGANWVQIVCQGVLPTVRGSFLSWSALRFELDLGDSVILGTVGAGGIGWVIEDNMRMYLFQPSCFAMLVVFALVFSVEVLTNRLKLRVNRLDG